The genomic window CCTCACGCTCCAACCGCGCCAGTCGCTGCCGCGCCATGTCCTGGGCCCGCGGGCCGGAGCCGAGGGCCCGTTCCGTCACCCGCAGGATCACGCGCGTCAGGGTCAGGACGGGGAGGGGCCAGCGCCGCACGCCGAGCATCTTCCGATACCGGCGGGGGATGGTCGCCACCGCCGCGGCGAACAGCACGCGGTACGACAGGCCCATGAGGCCGGGGAACGGCGGCTTGCGCAGGAAGCGCACGACGTCGGCGACGCGCTCGTCGCCGCGCAACTCGCCACGGTCGGCGAAGCCGTCGATCTCGGCGCGCAGGGCGGCACGGGTCAGGGGCGGATCCACGACCCGCATGAGGCGGCCGGCCGTCGCCCAGTCGGCGACGTACGCGTCGGGCCCGCCGGGGATGGGCAGGCGCGACACCTCGTGCCCCGCCAAGAACGCGTCGGTGAAGGCGAGGTGCACCCATCGCACGAGATCCGCCGCCTCAGCGGTGTAGGCGCGTTCCGAACCGTCGCCGGCCCGGTACTCGCCCTTCACGCGTCGGTGGAATCGGCCGACGCGCGCCGTTTCGGCATCCGCCTGCGCCTTCGACCCGTACGTCAGGGTGATGACCCACCGGACGGTTCCGGTGAGGCGCCCGATCGGATCCTCGCGATACCGCGACCAGTCGTGCACGCCCGCTAGGGCGCCGGGGTGCAGTGCCTGCAGAAGCAGGGCCCGGATGCCGGCTACCAGGGTCCCCATTCCGGCGTGCACGGTCCACGCGGGGCCGTTCTCGACGAAGTATCCGGTGTCGTCGCCGTCGGCGATGGCGCGCACGTAGGGCGCCATGCCGGTGGGGTCTCCCGCCAGGGCGACGAGGATCTTCCCGCGCAGCGACTGGATCCAGCCGGGCACGGGTCTCGAAGCGTCGATCGTCACCCTTCCAGCGTGCCACCGTCCGAGCGGGCGGGCTCCGCTGGCGGGATCAGTGTCCCTCGTGCGAGATGACGGGGACCGTTCCGTCGTCGCGGAGGAGGACGGCGTTCTGCGTCGCTCCCAGAGCGGGGGTGACCACGACGGCGATGACGGCGGCCGCCACCAGCAGGCCGACGACGCTCATCGGTTGAGCGGTGCGCGGCGCACTCGCATCCCGGGCGGTGCGGCGCAGGTGCAGGGCCGCCGAGGCGCCCACGACGACGAGCAGGAGGGATGCCGCGGCGACGCCGACGACGCTCGTGTGAGCGGGCGCGGCGAACATCAGGGCTGCCGTAAGGGCGAGGGCGCCGAGCGCTCCCGCGAGGGCCGTCCGCGGAACGACGAGTCGTCCCGTAGACAGGGTGGCCGCGCCCCACGCGAGTGAGGCGAGACCGAGGATCACCATCCCGATCCCGAGGCCGCTCGCGACGGCCCCGGAATCGGGACGGATGATCGCACCCGCGCCGAGGGCGGCGGTGGTGAGGCCGGCCCCCCAGGCGGATACGGAGGGCCACGACCGCACGAAGGTCGCGGCGGTCATCGTCAGACCGCCGCGGTGCGGGGGACGTTGCGCTCGGTGCCGAGACCGACACCCAGCAGCACGACGGCGCTGGCGAGGTGCAGGAAGTGGTCGGGCGTGTTCAGCGCGAGGATGTTGGCCCCCGTGCCGACGAGGAAGAAGCCCACGATGCCGAGGAGCAGGTAGACGGCTCCGACTGTCGTGTTGACGCCCTTGGCGGCACGCGCGTTGGCGAGACCCGAGACGAGCAGCGCGGCGCCGATCAGGAGGTGCGCGATGTTGTGGAGCGGGTTGACCTCGAAGATGCCGAGGAGCAGACCGCCCTGCGTGGCGATGAAACCGACGCCGCCGGTGACGGCGAAGCCGAGCAGACCGACCAGAAGGTAGACAGCGCCGAAGACGGTGGCCACGAGACGGTTGGGTGACGAGCTCATGATGAACCTCCCAGATTGTTGGCAGCGACCGTCCGGTCGCTTCACCACATCTTCGGAGACAATGCTCGATTCGGATTGGGCTTTGCGCTCGCCGGTGTTTTTCCGGTATGCATCCGGAAACGACAGAAGGCCCCCGAGTACTCTCCGAGGCCCTCCGCAACGGATCCGACCATACGGATCGCGGGCAGAGGGTGTGAGGGGATTGCATTTCCCGCGCTGTTCACCTATCCCCGCATCTGCCACACTCTCGCCATGCGTTTCGATACGACCCTGTCGCAGATGGGCAACAACACCGGGATCGAGGTCCCTGCCGAGGTGCTCGACGCCCTCGGGGGCGGAAAGCGCGCCGCGGTGGTCGTCGAGGTGAACGGCTTCACATACCGCAGCACGATCGGCTCGATGGGCGGTAAGTCGCTGATCCCCTTCTCGTCCGACAAACGGGCGAGCACCGGTTTGTCCGGAGGGGATGCCATCTCCGTTGACCTCACCCTCGACACCGCGCCCCGCCCGGTCGAGGTGCCCGAGGACCTTGCCGCAGCCCTCGCCGCGGCCGGTGCGCGCGATGCCTTCGACGCCCTCTCGCCGAGCGCGCGCAAGGCGCACGTGACCAACGTCGACGCGGCGAAGGCGACCGACACTCGATCACGCCGTATCGACGCGATCGTCGCGAAGCTGTCCTGAGCGATTGACGCTCCCCGGGAGATAGCCTGGACGGGGAGGTCACGTGGGGCGCACGAAAGAGGCCATCGCCGAGGGACTGTCGATCGCGACAGCCGCGGCGCGGCTCGCCGTGCGCAACCGCATCCTCGTCGACACGATCGCCCGCGGCGGCCAGTTCGATGGCGAGGTCTTCGCCGAGCTGGCGCGCGAGACGCTGCGCTCCCTCGCCGACGAGCAGGACCAGGCGGCCGAGCGCGTGACGCACCAGCGCAAACGCGCGTGGGGGCGGTTCTCGGATTCGTCCGGCACCCACGACTACCGCGACCGCGACACGCGCAACCTCCGCCGTCGCGCGAAGCAGTCCCGCGGCGTCGCGAAGGAATTGCGCGCGCTCGCCGACGACCCCGAGCGGGTCAAGGTGCTGGTCGGCGATGCGCGGATCGCGGCGTGGGGCGATGTCGAGGCGAACCTCAGCCAACGACTCGACGTCGAGGGCATGACGGCGGATGCCGATCCCGAGTACGCCCAGATGCGCAAGGCGCGGATGGACGCCCTGCGCATGGTCGATCTGGCCCGCCTCGCCTCGCAGGCGAAGCGTCGGGCGAAGGAACGGGCCGCCGCCGACGAAGCGGAGGAGCCGAGCGACGCACCGGATGCGGGCAAGAGCGGAAAAAAGAAGAAGTCCGCCGCGCGCTGAGCCTCGACTATCGCGTGCATCGTCTTCCGAGCCGGTTGCGGCTGCGATCACCGGCACTCGGGCAGAGAAAAGCCCCGGCGGAGTTTCCTCACGCCGGGGCTTTTCTTACTGTCTCAACACAGTGTGCGCCCGAAGGGACTCGAACCCCTAACCTTCTGATCCGTAGTCAGATGCTCTATCCATTGAGCTACGGGCGCAGGGCCTCCGCGCGAAACGGCGCGCAGGCCGTGGTCCAGCATAGCCGGGACGATGGGAGACGTCTAATCGGCTCGGAACGGCGTGCATCCCGGGCGTGGCGCGTCGGTGACGGGAGGGTGTCGCGTCGGGGTGGGGACGTACGCTGGCGGGATGAGCGCATACACCTCCGCGTTCGAGCTGTTCTCCATCGGGATCGGACCCTCGAGCTCCCACACCGTCGGCCCCATGAAGGCCGCCCTTCAGTTCGTCGCGCGACTCGAGGACGACGGTGTCCTCGAGCGGGTGGCATCCGTTTCGTGCGCCCTGTACGGCTCCCTCGGAGCGACCGGCATCGGCCACGGCACCCCCGACGCGGTCGTGGCGGGCCTGCAGGGCCTCGACCCCGAGACCGTGGATCCGGATGCCGTGCGGCGGGCGTGGTCCGACTGGCCCGAGGGGCGGAGCCTCGCTCTCGCGGGGCGACACGAGATCCCGTTCGCGAAGGCCGACATCGCGCTCGAGCCGCGCACGCGCCTGCCCGGACACCCGAACGCGATGACGCTCGTCGCGCGCGACGACGAGGGGTCCGTGATCGCGGAGGACACGTTCTACTCGATCGGCGGGGGATTCATCCGCCGAGAGGGCGAGCCCGCGCGCGTGGCGGCGGCGCCGGTTCCTCTCGACTTCGATGACGCCGCGACCTTGATCGAGCTGTGCGACGAGCGCGGCATCACGATCGCCGAGGCGGCACGCGTGAACGAGGCGGCCCTGCGCTCCGACGAAGAGATCGCGGCGGGCTTGGATCGCATCTGGGATGCCATGGCCGCGTGCGTGAACGCCGGACTCGAGAACGACGGCGTGCTGCCCGGCATCCTGAAGGTGAAGCGACGGGCCGCGGTCATCCGCGGGCAGCTGGATGCCATCGAGGCCGAGGGGCACCGCGAGCTCCCGGGTGAGTGGCTCGGGGCGTTCGCGCTCGCCGTCAACGAGGAGAACGCCGCCGGCGGTCGTGTCGTCACCGCTCCCACCAACGGTGCAGCGGGGATCCTCCCCGCCGTCGCCATGTACTGGTGGCGCTTCCTGGCCGACTCGGGTCTCGGAGCCGGCAACGCCGTCACGCCCTACGGCGAGCTCGTCGGAAGCGCCCTGCTCGGCTACGACGGTCAC from Microbacterium testaceum includes these protein-coding regions:
- a CDS encoding L-serine ammonia-lyase, iron-sulfur-dependent, subunit alpha, with protein sequence MSAYTSAFELFSIGIGPSSSHTVGPMKAALQFVARLEDDGVLERVASVSCALYGSLGATGIGHGTPDAVVAGLQGLDPETVDPDAVRRAWSDWPEGRSLALAGRHEIPFAKADIALEPRTRLPGHPNAMTLVARDDEGSVIAEDTFYSIGGGFIRREGEPARVAAAPVPLDFDDAATLIELCDERGITIAEAARVNEAALRSDEEIAAGLDRIWDAMAACVNAGLENDGVLPGILKVKRRAAVIRGQLDAIEAEGHRELPGEWLGAFALAVNEENAAGGRVVTAPTNGAAGILPAVAMYWWRFLADSGLGAGNAVTPYGELVGSALLGYDGHAVTRGEVAEWDDGDVAEANRRRGIRRFLLTATALGSLFKANASISGAEGGCQAEVGSACAMAAGGLTAVMGGTNRQIENAAEIAMEHHLGLTCDPVGGLVQIPCIERNAIAASTAVTAARLALRGDGSHYVSLDAVVETMRQTGIDMSTKYKETSEGGLAVNVIEC
- a CDS encoding asparagine synthase, producing MGRTKEAIAEGLSIATAAARLAVRNRILVDTIARGGQFDGEVFAELARETLRSLADEQDQAAERVTHQRKRAWGRFSDSSGTHDYRDRDTRNLRRRAKQSRGVAKELRALADDPERVKVLVGDARIAAWGDVEANLSQRLDVEGMTADADPEYAQMRKARMDALRMVDLARLASQAKRRAKERAAADEAEEPSDAPDAGKSGKKKKSAAR
- a CDS encoding oxygenase MpaB family protein yields the protein MAPYVRAIADGDDTGYFVENGPAWTVHAGMGTLVAGIRALLLQALHPGALAGVHDWSRYREDPIGRLTGTVRWVITLTYGSKAQADAETARVGRFHRRVKGEYRAGDGSERAYTAEAADLVRWVHLAFTDAFLAGHEVSRLPIPGGPDAYVADWATAGRLMRVVDPPLTRAALRAEIDGFADRGELRGDERVADVVRFLRKPPFPGLMGLSYRVLFAAAVATIPRRYRKMLGVRRWPLPVLTLTRVILRVTERALGSGPRAQDMARQRLARLEREGREAA
- a CDS encoding YdeI/OmpD-associated family protein; the protein is MRFDTTLSQMGNNTGIEVPAEVLDALGGGKRAAVVVEVNGFTYRSTIGSMGGKSLIPFSSDKRASTGLSGGDAISVDLTLDTAPRPVEVPEDLAAALAAAGARDAFDALSPSARKAHVTNVDAAKATDTRSRRIDAIVAKLS
- a CDS encoding DUF4383 domain-containing protein, which produces MSSSPNRLVATVFGAVYLLVGLLGFAVTGGVGFIATQGGLLLGIFEVNPLHNIAHLLIGAALLVSGLANARAAKGVNTTVGAVYLLLGIVGFFLVGTGANILALNTPDHFLHLASAVVLLGVGLGTERNVPRTAAV